Proteins from a genomic interval of Methanofollis formosanus:
- a CDS encoding chemotaxis protein CheW: MDITDVVEFEIGGTHYALDITLAREIVEMVPITPIPRAASHIAGIINLRGEITTILNLNRLLGLPEKTNAETRKIIILVSEAANGSNTGIIVDDVHAVLRVGNDDVVEMDETMAKEAYVKGIIRASTDEKTTKTQDENLIIWIDLQKVIEEEVKKI, encoded by the coding sequence ATGGATATCACAGATGTCGTCGAGTTTGAGATCGGGGGCACTCACTATGCCCTCGACATCACTCTCGCACGGGAGATCGTCGAGATGGTGCCGATCACGCCGATACCAAGGGCGGCGTCACATATCGCCGGGATCATCAATCTTCGAGGCGAGATCACCACCATTCTGAACCTGAACAGGCTCCTCGGCCTCCCTGAAAAGACAAATGCAGAAACAAGAAAGATCATCATCCTGGTCTCCGAAGCCGCAAACGGGTCGAACACCGGGATCATCGTCGACGACGTGCATGCCGTCCTGCGGGTCGGCAACGATGATGTGGTCGAGATGGATGAGACGATGGCAAAAGAGGCCTACGTCAAAGGGATCATCAGGGCGAGTACTGACGAAAAAACGACGAAGACGCAGGATGAGAACCTCATCATCTGGATCGATCTCCAGAAGGTGATCGAAGAAGAAGTGAAGAAAATCTGA
- the cbiB gene encoding adenosylcobinamide-phosphate synthase CbiB, translated as MVPAALTLLFALVLDRCFGDPHTPFHPVALFGRFVGWWGRPTHYPKHLQRVVGVVLWTVSVLLFAFPFWLAESYLPPLVLLVLSPFLLKVTFAWRSLEEHASAVETALSSGGLEEGRRAAGMLVSRDTAALGAEEIRSAAYESVAENLSDSVVAPLFWFVVFTPFGLGLTAAAVYRAVNCMDAMLGYPDERIRLGWWPARADDLANLVPSRLTALVGLVYFGVKGRFAPALQTLQADRRKRPGPNGGWPMGVIAGGTGVRFVKPWIYTIGPGERSLLDGGPEIIGAVRGITLGFCSFAIIALFLLG; from the coding sequence GTGGTTCCTGCGGCCCTGACCCTCCTTTTTGCCCTGGTCCTTGACCGGTGCTTCGGAGATCCCCACACGCCGTTTCATCCGGTCGCGCTCTTCGGCCGGTTCGTCGGGTGGTGGGGCCGGCCAACACACTACCCGAAACATCTTCAGCGTGTGGTGGGGGTCGTTCTCTGGACTGTCTCGGTGCTGCTCTTCGCCTTCCCCTTCTGGCTGGCCGAGAGTTATCTTCCGCCTCTTGTCCTCCTCGTCCTCTCGCCGTTCCTTCTCAAGGTGACCTTTGCCTGGCGTTCGCTTGAGGAGCACGCCTCCGCCGTCGAGACGGCACTCTCGAGTGGGGGCCTGGAAGAAGGCCGGCGGGCCGCCGGGATGCTGGTCTCCCGCGACACCGCCGCCCTGGGTGCCGAGGAGATCCGCTCCGCAGCCTATGAGTCGGTCGCCGAGAATCTCTCCGACTCGGTCGTCGCCCCGCTCTTCTGGTTCGTCGTCTTCACTCCGTTCGGGTTGGGGCTCACGGCGGCCGCAGTGTACCGGGCGGTCAACTGCATGGACGCGATGCTCGGGTATCCTGACGAACGTATCAGGCTCGGGTGGTGGCCCGCGAGGGCCGACGACCTCGCGAACCTCGTCCCTTCGAGGCTGACCGCGCTGGTGGGTCTCGTCTACTTCGGGGTGAAAGGACGGTTCGCGCCGGCGTTGCAGACCCTCCAGGCAGACCGGAGAAAGCGGCCCGGACCCAATGGCGGGTGGCCGATGGGGGTCATCGCCGGGGGGACCGGGGTCAGGTTCGTCAAGCCCTGGATCTACACCATCGGTCCTGGAGAGCGGAGCCTTCTGGACGGAGGTCCGGAAATTATCGGGGCAGTTCGGGGTATTACGCTTGGATTTTGCTCGTTTGCGATCATCGCACTATTTTTATTGGGTTGA
- the pdxT gene encoding pyridoxal 5'-phosphate synthase glutaminase subunit PdxT translates to MAGKKVGVLALQGDVSEHIRAFEAALGGDGEVVPVRTPADLEGCDALAIPGGESTTLARLIAESGLREAIQTFKGGIFATCAGMVLVATEINDSRFEPLGIVDITIERNAFGRQRESFEAGLAIEGLDEPFHAIFIRAPMATAAGPGVEVLGRTEQGIVAVRCGKHMVLSFHPELGGDLRLHRTFLEAL, encoded by the coding sequence GTGGCTGGTAAGAAGGTCGGCGTCCTCGCCCTGCAGGGGGACGTGAGCGAACATATCCGCGCCTTCGAGGCCGCCCTCGGAGGGGACGGCGAGGTCGTGCCGGTCCGCACGCCGGCCGACCTTGAGGGCTGCGACGCCCTTGCCATTCCCGGCGGCGAGTCGACGACCCTTGCCCGACTGATCGCCGAGAGCGGTCTTCGTGAAGCGATCCAGACCTTCAAGGGCGGGATCTTCGCGACCTGTGCCGGGATGGTGCTGGTCGCGACCGAGATCAACGATTCGAGGTTTGAACCCCTCGGTATCGTCGACATCACCATCGAGCGCAACGCCTTCGGGCGGCAGCGCGAATCTTTCGAGGCCGGTCTGGCGATCGAGGGGCTCGACGAGCCCTTCCACGCGATTTTTATCAGGGCCCCGATGGCGACGGCTGCCGGCCCCGGTGTCGAGGTGCTCGGCAGGACTGAGCAGGGGATCGTTGCCGTCAGGTGCGGGAAGCATATGGTCCTCTCCTTCCACCCCGAACTCGGCGGCGATCTCAGGCTGCACCGGACCTTCCTCGAAGCTCTCTGA
- a CDS encoding PAS domain-containing sensor histidine kinase gives MSWNDRWNIHGVCSPAVDFWTIFPIILTILSFGIVIFGFLNGVKGIIPVVLYLPIILIAYRQPNCGIQFSFLIGTSYLLIHLIYFPALTEVPVALIKATVLTGIGTLTSILSYRLNVKESNLRSIYDASAAGIFLLKRDGAIIEANSRLLSMLGYREDGELHHLDQIWEDERADELFESTTKDGKNQEIETVFRCRNKKSLPVLISAGPAPDERIVCTVVDISRIKTAEQKQQEERSRTRHYLDVAGVILLVIDDQMVVRMINRKGCSILGYPESEIIGKEWTGHFIPGHVKEKVKTACFTILSGSQISIKEFENPVLTRDGKERQISWDLRPLRDENGVIYSILASGEDVTQKKKTLEALKETEERYRRLITLTPEAIGIACQDKILYLNAAAQKVLRVTSLEAFEKRPFWSYIHPESREKVRNELQKIHTGVWSSYFNEIRLRLEDGTSPYIEATMIPITNQGYQAVQFVFRDITTEREMEEELRRSENLYRTLFEASGAATVIIEEDLTISLANSGFAELSGYAKNEIEGSVKWERFFNGAELDQMLVYHQKRCKESGDVPQVYTSRFVAKGGSVHDVIVTIALIPKTKKSVISLVDITVQKEYETKLKNSLKEKDVLLKEIHHRVKNNMQQIASLLSLQESFIKDADAIEQLKSCENRIIAMALVHENLYRSENLASIEAKTYISSLCSEIQNSYATGPGFAIEIGIDDFTLDIDTAIPVGLIVNELVSNAFKHAFLGRRTGTIRVGLQKKATNLCLTVEDDGIGFPPDIIEQNEGKLGIRLVKVLSEQIDGVLEVCTGKRTIFTIFFPYQSSDPKNE, from the coding sequence ATGTCCTGGAATGATCGGTGGAATATTCACGGGGTCTGCAGCCCTGCTGTTGACTTCTGGACTATATTCCCCATTATTTTGACAATATTGAGTTTCGGGATCGTCATATTCGGGTTTTTGAATGGTGTAAAGGGCATAATTCCTGTAGTTCTGTACCTCCCGATTATTCTCATCGCCTATCGACAGCCGAACTGTGGCATTCAATTTTCATTTCTTATCGGCACCTCATACCTGCTAATCCATCTGATCTATTTCCCGGCCCTCACCGAGGTGCCGGTGGCCCTCATCAAAGCAACAGTCCTCACCGGGATCGGTACCCTCACTTCCATCCTCTCATACAGACTGAATGTTAAAGAGAGTAACCTCCGCAGCATCTATGATGCATCAGCCGCCGGGATCTTCCTTCTGAAACGTGACGGTGCGATCATCGAGGCAAACAGCCGCCTTCTCTCGATGCTCGGCTATCGCGAAGACGGCGAACTCCATCATCTGGATCAGATCTGGGAGGACGAGCGGGCCGACGAACTCTTCGAATCGACGACGAAAGACGGAAAAAATCAGGAGATCGAGACGGTGTTTCGATGCCGCAACAAGAAGTCTCTTCCGGTCCTGATCTCCGCGGGACCGGCACCGGATGAACGGATCGTCTGCACCGTCGTCGATATTAGCAGAATAAAAACGGCCGAACAAAAACAACAGGAGGAACGTTCCAGGACAAGGCATTACCTCGACGTGGCGGGCGTAATCCTCCTCGTCATAGACGATCAGATGGTCGTACGGATGATCAACCGAAAAGGTTGTTCAATCCTTGGCTACCCCGAATCCGAGATCATCGGGAAGGAATGGACCGGACACTTTATCCCGGGACATGTAAAGGAAAAGGTAAAAACAGCCTGTTTTACGATCCTTTCCGGCTCCCAGATAAGCATCAAGGAATTCGAAAACCCTGTTCTGACCAGAGATGGAAAGGAACGTCAGATCTCATGGGATCTCCGCCCGCTACGGGATGAAAACGGGGTGATATACTCCATCCTCGCCTCAGGAGAGGACGTCACTCAGAAAAAAAAGACACTTGAGGCCCTCAAAGAAACTGAAGAGCGTTATCGACGCCTCATTACCCTGACTCCGGAAGCGATCGGGATCGCCTGTCAGGATAAAATTCTCTATCTCAATGCTGCAGCACAGAAGGTGCTGAGAGTAACCTCCCTCGAAGCGTTCGAAAAACGCCCCTTCTGGTCATACATCCATCCCGAATCTCGCGAAAAAGTCCGAAACGAACTCCAGAAGATCCACACTGGAGTCTGGTCTTCCTATTTCAACGAGATCAGACTCCGTCTGGAAGATGGAACGAGTCCATATATCGAAGCGACGATGATTCCGATCACCAACCAGGGATATCAAGCCGTTCAGTTCGTTTTTCGTGATATCACCACAGAGAGAGAGATGGAGGAAGAACTTCGAAGGTCCGAAAATCTCTACCGGACCCTCTTCGAAGCCTCAGGCGCCGCCACGGTGATCATCGAGGAAGATCTCACGATTTCCCTTGCCAATTCAGGTTTTGCCGAACTCTCCGGATATGCAAAGAATGAGATCGAAGGATCCGTCAAGTGGGAGCGCTTCTTTAACGGGGCAGAACTGGACCAAATGCTTGTATACCATCAGAAGAGATGCAAAGAGAGTGGCGATGTACCTCAGGTTTATACTTCCCGCTTTGTCGCAAAGGGAGGGTCTGTTCACGACGTCATCGTGACCATCGCCCTTATTCCAAAAACAAAGAAGAGTGTGATATCACTCGTCGACATCACGGTGCAGAAAGAATACGAGACGAAGTTGAAAAATTCTCTCAAGGAAAAGGACGTTCTTCTTAAAGAAATCCATCACCGGGTCAAGAACAACATGCAACAGATCGCAAGCCTTCTCTCCCTCCAGGAATCGTTCATCAAAGATGCGGATGCCATCGAACAGCTCAAGAGCTGCGAGAACCGGATCATTGCAATGGCCCTTGTCCACGAGAACCTCTACCGGTCAGAAAATCTCGCTTCGATCGAGGCAAAGACCTATATTTCCTCCCTCTGTTCTGAGATTCAGAACTCTTATGCCACCGGGCCCGGATTCGCCATTGAAATCGGCATCGACGATTTTACCCTCGATATCGACACCGCTATTCCGGTTGGGTTGATCGTGAACGAACTTGTTTCAAACGCCTTTAAACATGCATTTTTGGGGAGAAGAACCGGAACAATCCGGGTCGGCCTCCAAAAAAAAGCGACGAATCTGTGCCTCACCGTGGAAGACGACGGGATCGGGTTCCCTCCAGACATTATCGAACAAAACGAGGGGAAACTCGGGATCAGGTTGGTCAAGGTTCTTTCCGAACAGATCGACGGCGTTCTTGAAGTGTGCACCGGAAAAAGAACCATATTCACGATATTCTTCCCATATCAATCATCAGATCCTAAAAACGAATAA
- a CDS encoding methyl-accepting chemotaxis protein — MEAKDTEFNLNGHDDVKPEEGPSKSEIVVEGIDLIPLPLHIIDTDYRILYMNQAASEILGKSEDECLGKHCYDLYNTRVCRSKDCPCRMAMEAGLTKNTDIDLSDGRWINSTGVPFRDRNGAIIGAIEYFPEITAQKQTIQDLLRVGDEARNGNLSARASLETDGDFLKIAESVNALLEAVIVPLQTAARDAELIGNGIIPERIDTSVYGGEFKKLAESFNNCIEGLESLKEGHDVLQRMAQNDYTRKVEGNYRGGFAKIAEAINAVQDRLLHIQAGIISISRGDLKELDNLKRTGRRSENDQMIPAFITMMENLQALVDDAEMLAEAGREGKLSTRADASKHQGEYVNVIEGINHLMDAVVAPVHEAMQVSAHFAEGNYTARFSDDISVAGDFQKFKHSLNDMAEKTATVVTQIQQAVEQVEAGVSDASRGSGEIAKAAEQVAITSQRCADLNRDLLTRMEEISHRIGDLSASNEEMASTSQEVLERAENVAKMGGDAQGLGKEANEKIAVVDEIATESVEDITQLNEEMHEINKIVKLITDISNQTNLLALNAAIEAARAGEHGRGFAVVAGEVRNLAGESKKATNDIETLITSIQAKSEKTATAIKSANNEITASVESVNNAILALNKIVEGAVAVTHDMSEMAKAIEDQANTSNAVVHTVDEGTRLTQETQKEVSDLAALAEEASASTEEIESVTNELGSMAHELKETMAQFRV; from the coding sequence ATGGAGGCAAAAGACACAGAATTCAATTTAAACGGACATGACGACGTAAAGCCTGAAGAAGGACCATCGAAGTCTGAGATCGTCGTGGAAGGGATCGATCTCATCCCCCTCCCATTGCACATCATCGACACCGACTATCGGATCCTCTATATGAACCAGGCGGCATCCGAGATCCTCGGAAAAAGTGAGGACGAATGCCTTGGAAAACATTGTTACGACCTCTATAACACCAGAGTCTGCAGATCAAAGGACTGTCCGTGCCGGATGGCGATGGAGGCGGGCCTGACAAAGAACACCGATATCGATCTCTCGGACGGCAGGTGGATCAACAGTACCGGTGTTCCCTTCAGGGACAGGAACGGAGCGATTATCGGGGCGATCGAATATTTCCCTGAGATCACCGCCCAGAAACAGACCATCCAGGACCTCCTCAGGGTCGGTGATGAAGCACGGAATGGAAACCTCTCTGCCCGAGCAAGCCTCGAAACCGATGGTGATTTCCTGAAGATCGCAGAGAGTGTCAACGCTCTCCTCGAGGCCGTCATCGTGCCCCTCCAGACCGCCGCACGAGATGCCGAACTCATCGGAAATGGTATAATCCCTGAAAGGATTGATACCTCGGTTTACGGAGGAGAATTCAAAAAGCTCGCAGAGAGTTTCAACAATTGCATCGAAGGGCTTGAAAGTCTCAAGGAGGGTCACGACGTCCTCCAGAGAATGGCACAGAACGACTACACCAGGAAAGTCGAAGGAAACTATCGGGGCGGGTTTGCGAAGATCGCGGAGGCGATCAATGCCGTCCAGGACCGTCTCCTCCACATCCAGGCAGGGATAATCAGCATCAGCAGGGGCGACCTGAAAGAACTTGATAATCTCAAGCGCACCGGGCGGAGATCAGAGAACGACCAGATGATCCCGGCCTTCATCACCATGATGGAGAACCTTCAAGCTCTCGTGGACGACGCGGAGATGCTTGCAGAGGCAGGTAGAGAAGGAAAACTCTCGACACGGGCCGACGCATCGAAACATCAGGGGGAGTACGTCAACGTCATCGAAGGTATCAACCACCTGATGGATGCCGTCGTCGCTCCGGTTCACGAAGCGATGCAGGTCTCGGCACACTTTGCAGAAGGAAATTATACCGCTAGGTTCTCCGATGATATCTCAGTCGCAGGGGATTTCCAGAAGTTTAAACACTCTTTGAACGATATGGCCGAAAAGACTGCGACAGTGGTGACTCAGATCCAGCAGGCGGTCGAGCAGGTGGAGGCCGGAGTCTCGGACGCGAGCAGGGGGTCCGGCGAGATCGCAAAGGCCGCCGAACAGGTGGCAATCACGAGCCAGCGGTGCGCGGACCTCAACCGGGATCTTCTCACCAGAATGGAAGAGATCAGTCACCGCATCGGCGACCTCTCGGCATCGAACGAGGAGATGGCGAGCACCTCACAGGAAGTCCTCGAACGAGCAGAAAACGTGGCAAAGATGGGTGGTGACGCCCAGGGCCTCGGCAAGGAGGCAAACGAGAAGATCGCCGTAGTCGACGAGATCGCCACCGAGAGTGTGGAGGATATCACTCAACTCAATGAGGAGATGCACGAGATCAACAAGATCGTCAAACTCATCACCGACATCTCAAACCAGACCAACCTCCTCGCGCTGAACGCTGCGATCGAAGCGGCAAGAGCGGGCGAACATGGCAGAGGGTTCGCTGTCGTCGCAGGCGAGGTACGAAACCTTGCAGGCGAATCAAAGAAGGCCACGAACGACATCGAAACTCTGATCACCTCCATCCAGGCAAAGAGCGAGAAGACAGCGACAGCCATCAAGTCTGCGAACAACGAGATCACCGCAAGTGTCGAGAGTGTGAACAACGCGATCCTTGCCCTGAACAAGATCGTCGAGGGTGCCGTGGCGGTGACCCACGATATGAGCGAAATGGCGAAAGCCATCGAAGACCAGGCAAACACGAGTAATGCTGTCGTTCATACCGTCGATGAAGGTACGAGACTGACGCAGGAGACGCAAAAAGAGGTGAGCGACCTTGCCGCCCTCGCCGAGGAGGCGAGCGCCTCGACCGAAGAGATCGAGAGTGTCACCAACGAACTCGGTTCCATGGCACATGAACTGAAAGAGACGATGGCACAGTTCAGGGTATAG
- the pdxS gene encoding pyridoxal 5'-phosphate synthase lyase subunit PdxS has product MKLEELRYGTELLKRGFASMQKGGVIMDVVNAEQARIAEEAGAVAVMALERVPADIRKAGGVARMADPEKVIEIIDAVSIPVMGKVRIGHFVEAQVLEAVGVDMIDESEVLTPADEEYHIEKMKFTVPFVCGARNLGEALRRINEGAAMIRTKGEAGTGNVVEAVRHMRAIQGEIRELAGMDEQELRARARAIEAPYEVLAETAKMGRLPVVNFSAGGIATPSDAALMMQMGADGVFVGSGIFKSTNPQKMAKAVVEAVHHYTDAKVIAEVSRGIGDPMKGLDIHELKGEERLQERGW; this is encoded by the coding sequence ATGAAACTTGAGGAACTGAGGTACGGCACCGAGCTCCTGAAGCGGGGCTTTGCGTCGATGCAGAAGGGGGGTGTCATCATGGATGTGGTGAACGCCGAGCAGGCACGCATCGCCGAGGAAGCCGGCGCCGTTGCGGTGATGGCGCTCGAGCGGGTTCCGGCCGACATCAGGAAGGCCGGCGGGGTGGCGCGGATGGCCGACCCCGAGAAGGTCATCGAGATCATCGACGCCGTCTCCATCCCGGTGATGGGCAAGGTGCGGATCGGTCACTTTGTCGAGGCCCAGGTGCTCGAGGCGGTCGGCGTCGACATGATCGACGAGAGCGAGGTGCTCACCCCGGCCGACGAGGAGTACCACATTGAGAAGATGAAGTTCACCGTGCCGTTCGTCTGCGGCGCCCGCAACCTCGGCGAGGCCCTGCGCCGGATCAACGAGGGCGCGGCGATGATCAGGACGAAGGGCGAGGCCGGGACCGGCAACGTCGTCGAGGCGGTCAGGCACATGCGGGCGATCCAGGGCGAGATCAGGGAACTCGCCGGCATGGACGAGCAGGAACTCCGCGCCCGTGCCCGCGCGATCGAGGCCCCGTATGAGGTGCTTGCCGAGACGGCGAAGATGGGTCGTCTCCCGGTCGTGAACTTCTCCGCGGGCGGGATCGCCACGCCGTCGGATGCCGCCCTCATGATGCAGATGGGCGCGGACGGCGTCTTCGTCGGCTCAGGGATCTTCAAGTCGACCAACCCCCAGAAGATGGCGAAGGCCGTCGTCGAGGCGGTCCACCACTACACCGATGCGAAGGTCATCGCCGAAGTGAGCCGCGGGATCGGCGACCCGATGAAGGGCCTGGACATCCACGAACTCAAGGGAGAAGAGAGGCTGCAGGAGCGTGGCTGGTAA
- a CDS encoding DUF7524 family protein has protein sequence MDVPCEIRLNRYRINSIDLPESVEARPGDIIILELFNEGSPLHLTISAPDGGRFTDFVHENVFLKEDAEVQVYLRNDIFPGTFTLQVITGYGANRSDLEVYVRDLPAPKEEEPVVVQPEPEAAPKLPVVSFAIVTAAALLFIVYVGTGLTVFEASAFLLLVAGVLAAWFLRP, from the coding sequence ATGGACGTCCCCTGTGAGATCCGGCTGAACAGGTACAGGATCAACTCTATCGACCTCCCCGAATCGGTGGAGGCCAGACCAGGGGATATCATCATACTGGAACTCTTCAACGAGGGCTCTCCTCTCCATCTCACCATATCGGCTCCTGATGGTGGGCGGTTCACTGATTTTGTTCACGAAAATGTTTTTTTGAAAGAGGATGCAGAGGTTCAGGTCTATCTCAGGAACGATATCTTCCCTGGCACCTTCACCCTCCAGGTGATCACGGGGTATGGGGCGAACCGCTCTGATCTCGAGGTCTATGTGCGCGATCTGCCAGCCCCGAAGGAAGAAGAACCGGTGGTGGTGCAGCCCGAACCGGAAGCCGCGCCAAAACTCCCGGTGGTCTCCTTTGCGATCGTGACCGCGGCGGCCCTCCTCTTCATCGTCTATGTGGGGACCGGGCTCACGGTCTTCGAGGCTTCGGCCTTTCTTCTCCTCGTTGCAGGGGTGCTCGCGGCGTGGTTCCTGCGGCCCTGA